The Actinomadura sp. WMMB 499 genome includes a window with the following:
- a CDS encoding amidohydrolase family protein, which produces MPSRDLPYPLFDADNHLYETEEALTRYLPKGYESAVQYVNINGRTKIAIRGQISEYIPNPTFSVVARPGAQEEYFRHGNPEGKSKREIFGEPMKSIPAFREPAPRLELMDELGIQRTLMFPTLASLIEERMRDDPELIHVVVHSLNQWLHETWSFNYKDRIFTTPVISLPIVEKAIEELDWCLERGVKCILLRPAPVPGFRGPRSFALPEFDPFWKRVQDEGVLVGMHSSDSGYSRYANDWDGHQSEMLPFKTNAFRMLNEWRPVTDAVGSMACHGLLTRFPELKIAVIENGSSWVAPLLENLEGVYKKAPEAFGEHPVDAVKRNVHVSPFWEENMADLADMIGVDKVLFGSDYPHPEGLADPVTYVDALDKDRLSDKDQADIMGGNLARLMSV; this is translated from the coding sequence ATGCCGTCTCGCGACTTGCCCTATCCCCTCTTCGACGCGGACAACCACCTGTACGAGACCGAGGAGGCGCTGACCAGGTACCTCCCGAAGGGGTACGAGAGCGCCGTCCAGTATGTGAACATCAACGGCCGCACCAAGATCGCCATCCGCGGCCAGATCAGCGAGTACATCCCCAACCCCACGTTCAGCGTGGTCGCCCGGCCCGGGGCGCAGGAGGAGTACTTCCGGCACGGCAACCCCGAGGGCAAGAGCAAGCGCGAGATCTTCGGCGAGCCGATGAAGTCGATCCCCGCGTTCCGCGAGCCGGCGCCGCGCCTGGAGCTCATGGACGAACTGGGCATCCAGCGCACGCTGATGTTCCCGACGCTCGCCAGCCTCATCGAGGAGCGCATGCGGGACGACCCGGAGCTCATCCACGTGGTCGTGCACTCGCTCAACCAGTGGCTCCACGAGACCTGGTCCTTCAACTACAAGGACCGCATCTTCACCACCCCGGTCATCAGCCTGCCGATCGTCGAGAAGGCCATCGAGGAGCTCGACTGGTGCCTGGAGCGGGGCGTGAAGTGCATCCTGCTGCGGCCCGCTCCGGTGCCCGGCTTCCGCGGGCCGCGCTCCTTCGCCCTGCCCGAGTTCGACCCCTTCTGGAAGCGCGTCCAGGATGAGGGCGTCCTCGTCGGGATGCACTCGTCGGACAGCGGCTACAGCCGCTACGCCAACGACTGGGACGGCCACCAGTCGGAGATGCTCCCGTTCAAGACGAACGCGTTCCGGATGCTCAACGAGTGGCGCCCGGTCACCGACGCCGTGGGCTCGATGGCCTGCCACGGCCTGCTGACCCGCTTCCCCGAGCTGAAGATCGCGGTCATCGAGAACGGGTCGTCCTGGGTCGCGCCGCTGCTGGAGAACCTCGAGGGCGTCTACAAGAAGGCGCCCGAGGCGTTCGGCGAGCACCCGGTCGACGCGGTCAAGCGCAACGTGCACGTCAGCCCGTTCTGGGAGGAGAACATGGCCGACCTCGCCGACATGATCGGGGTCGACAAGGTGCTGTTCGGCTCGGACTACCCCCACCCCGAGGGCCTGGCCGACCCGGTCACCTACGTGGACGCGCTGGACAAGGACCGCCTGTCGGACAAGGACCAGGCCGACATCATGGGCGGCAACCTCGCGCGTCTGATGTCGGTCTGA
- a CDS encoding FadD3 family acyl-CoA ligase, producing the protein MKWETIPQLVQSAGDRFGDAEAVADGPLRLSFAELAERVRIAAGAFRAQGVGKGDRAAVWAPNSAEWIIAAFGLVTAGGVLVPVNTRFKTDEAADIIRRSGAKAVLVQQGFLGNEYTAPDGVPVIDLKSDFLSSGSPFEADVRGDDIADVIYTSGTTGRPKGVMMDHTQTLRLYAEWCDLADLREGDRYLIVNPFFHTFGYKAGCVASMIRGATILPVPVFDVDRVLELVERERITMLPGPPTLYHSLLEAKGDRDLSSLRAAVTGAADIPVELIRRVRSELPFESIMTGYGLTEAGTATASRPGDSFEDIATTVGTPCDGVEVRIAGDGEVLVRGYTVMRGYLDDPEATAAAIDADGWLHTGDLGAIGDRGHVRIVGRKKDMFIVGGFNAYPAEIEGFLLEHPAVAQAAVIGVPDARMGQVGKAFVVRRGDLDADELIAWSRERMAGYKVPKHVVFRDELPLNATGKVMKDQLE; encoded by the coding sequence ATGAAGTGGGAGACCATCCCGCAGCTCGTGCAGAGCGCCGGCGACCGCTTCGGTGACGCCGAAGCGGTCGCCGACGGTCCGCTGCGCCTCTCGTTCGCCGAGCTGGCCGAGCGCGTCCGGATCGCCGCGGGCGCCTTCCGCGCGCAGGGCGTCGGCAAGGGCGACCGGGCCGCGGTCTGGGCGCCCAACTCCGCCGAGTGGATCATCGCGGCCTTCGGCCTGGTGACCGCCGGCGGGGTGCTCGTCCCCGTCAACACCCGGTTCAAGACCGACGAGGCCGCCGACATCATCCGGCGGAGCGGCGCCAAGGCCGTCCTCGTCCAGCAGGGGTTCCTCGGGAACGAGTACACGGCGCCGGACGGCGTCCCGGTGATCGACCTGAAGTCGGACTTCCTGTCGAGCGGGTCGCCGTTCGAGGCGGACGTCCGCGGCGACGACATCGCGGACGTCATCTACACCTCGGGCACGACCGGCCGCCCCAAGGGCGTCATGATGGACCACACCCAGACGCTGCGGCTCTACGCGGAATGGTGCGACCTCGCCGACCTCCGGGAAGGCGACCGGTACCTCATCGTCAACCCGTTCTTCCACACCTTCGGGTACAAGGCGGGCTGCGTCGCGTCGATGATCCGCGGCGCGACGATCCTGCCCGTCCCCGTCTTCGACGTGGACAGGGTGCTCGAACTCGTCGAGCGCGAGCGGATCACGATGCTGCCCGGCCCGCCCACCCTCTACCACTCGCTGCTGGAGGCGAAGGGCGACCGCGACCTGTCGTCCCTGCGCGCCGCCGTGACCGGCGCCGCCGACATCCCGGTGGAGCTGATCCGCCGGGTCCGCAGCGAGCTGCCCTTCGAGTCGATCATGACCGGGTACGGGCTCACCGAGGCCGGGACGGCGACCGCGTCCAGGCCCGGCGACTCGTTCGAGGACATCGCGACGACCGTCGGCACCCCCTGCGACGGCGTCGAGGTGCGGATCGCGGGCGACGGCGAGGTGCTCGTCCGCGGGTACACGGTCATGCGCGGCTACCTCGACGACCCGGAGGCGACCGCCGCGGCGATCGACGCCGACGGCTGGCTGCACACCGGCGACCTCGGCGCGATCGGCGACCGCGGGCACGTCCGGATCGTCGGCCGCAAGAAGGACATGTTCATCGTCGGCGGCTTCAACGCCTACCCGGCCGAGATCGAGGGCTTCCTGCTGGAGCATCCGGCGGTCGCGCAGGCCGCCGTGATCGGCGTCCCCGACGCGCGGATGGGCCAGGTCGGCAAGGCGTTCGTCGTCCGGCGCGGCGACCTCGACGCGGACGAGCTGATCGCCTGGAGCCGGGAGCGGATGGCCGGGTACAAGGTGCCGAAGCACGTGGTGTTCCGCGACGAGCTGCCGCTCAACGCCACCGGAAAGGTCATGAAGGACCAGCTCGAATGA